The Botrytis cinerea B05.10 chromosome 6, complete sequence region aaaagaaaaaaaaggaaagagatgagaatatGTAAAAGTGtcaaaaattcatttcgTATAGAGAGCTTGGTGTAGATCAACAACCGATTCGATGAGTTCGTAAAGCCGGACAAGCAGAAAGTTACAAATCTATTAAGAATCATATGCATCACGTAAATAAGAAGTTGATGATGTGTTCTACCTGCTCTGGGGTGTGGGTAGGTAGTATGGTAGGAGTgttatatttcattatatttcattatgGGCAAGTAGGTCTTAAAGAGATGATATCAGTCAGATTCCAGAAACCGTAAGTACTGCACTATTGCAACAAccgaagaaagagatgaacTAGCCAAACTAATAAGTGACATAGTACGTTGTACATACTATGCATACTATGCATACTCCATACTTCATACTCCACACTTCACACATCATGCAGCACAGGACCCTtcacctacctatctatcctCCTTGCCTGCTTATCGAAACACAGAGCACAATACTAAAAATCCTAAGGactagatgatgatgatgtgttCCCCAAGCGGTTTCATATATATTAGTGCTGCATGATAGACAAACCTGTGGAGGCGATCCGGAGAAGTGGATCTTGGACTGCAAGTGCATTATCgatgaatggagaatggTGAGAAAATGAATGGGGCGTAGAGaatagaatgaagaatggTGTATCTAATCCATACTGCACTAAGATTTGTCACCTATGAGAGAGAGTAGTATTGAAGAGTAGCAATCTGTGACGTGGTTATTCTGTGATTCGTGCGTGCGTGAGTTGGAGACACCCTTTCTCTGTGTAGAATTTAGGAGTGGTTCGGCTATCGAACTATTGGACTATTCATGAGCACGAAACACTGATCGTGCCAGCTAGTACCGTATTACTTTTTAACAGTTTTCAtcattgataatatatacaagtatgaatgaatgaacgaatgCACAAACTGATCCAATCCCACAAACTTCCTCCCTGCCGAGTCCATAAATTATCGTTCCACCAAGCCAAATACGAAATGCATATGAAATGCAAACCACCAAAATACCGACAAAGATCCACCCTATCCCACCAAGCTCCAAAAGCAGACGGATAATATAACCATGACTGACGCTAATATGCTGGGTAGATAGATAAGATATAATCCCTTGCCTAgaaagagatagatagataatatGCTGCAACTGGATGAACATGAATGCACCAAAGCAAAAAAGCCAGACCCGTACCAATCTTTTCGTCGTAAGTCTCATGGAAGGTTCGTAAAGACGTGTTATTTCATGTTGTAGTCGTAATGATTGTAAGAAGAGTGAAATcgtgatgagatgagatacgTTGACGTATCATCTGATGGGCGATAAAGATaaaatgatatgattgtATTGAGGTGTAATGTAATATCCAGCAGAACGTGATCCGAAATGGTGAGATGGTATGTACAAATGAGATAAACAGACTTGGTAGTCTGAGGATAATAAGACGTTGAGATAAACTTTCGACCAAAATTCAGGAATCCATCATCACCCGCTTGAAACCTGGGGATGATGCCAGAGTGACTATGCAAGCTAGGCCTAACTTTTGGCCTCGATAACTTCAGCTGTGCCTGGCATCATTAATCCCTACCCCAGGCATCGTGGCAATCATACACACACGGCTGAAGTCATCTGTTCCTCTTTCAATTTTGTGTTCTCTCCCCCTTTTTGAAAActaatcatcaatttcaataagGATTAACATACGCATATCCTGGCGTAGGAGCATATTGTGGAGTAGCCCTCGAGCTTCTATGTGTATTAAGTGCAGGCGCCATGTGTGGACCTCCTGGCGGCGGTGGTGCAGTCATCGGTCTATTTCTTCCTTCGGCCCTCATACTATCTCTTCTCTGTCTTTCGACATGTCTTTCTCTGTCATTAGCTGGCGTACCGATCCTTCTCTGTTCTCTCCTCCTgtctctttccctttcttctcctccgtCTGATACAGCAGGTGTTGACCCTCTTGGTGGAGCAGGCTCACTTAATCTAactttccttcctcctcctccgccCAATGCTGATAAAGGTGGATCACGAACACCAGGCTCTTCATCGCTGGGTAAAGTTAATTCAACTAAACTGAAGAAGTACTCGAGGACTTCCGGGTAGCGTTGTACGCTTGCGCgccaatcttcatcaatgCCGCGTTTGAGCTCTGAATCAGCTGCTGCAATTTCAGATGGGTGTGGACGTGCGTTGTAGTAGTAGGCTGCTCGTTCGGTTATGCGGTGGATTTGGGCAGCGTGTTCGTCTTTACGGCGAGTGGTGAGGACGCTGAAGTATGAGAGGATGTAGTCTTGTGCGTGGCCACGGACCCATGTTCTATGTGGAGGATGAGTTAATGGTTGAACTAgaggtgattgattgatccCTATGGATGTTGTGGAAAGACAACGATATAGGGGATGAACCGGAGgggtatgatatgatgggtGAGAGGTGAAGGAGACAAGAGACGTTACCTTATATCGTTATAAACACTAGTCATCATCCTCGCTTCAGCCTGCCTCACAGCGACGGTGAGGCCATTGGCTTCGCACTCGCATTTTGCGATGGCTGGCTGAGAACATATGGCGCAATCTGGATCCATGATCTTGAGGTTTTTGTTGTTTCTGGCGTTCTTGATTAACATTATGAAGGGGTATCATCTGATTTGGGTGAGGGGcaatagagaaagaaagcaatGATCAAGTGAAGATGAGGGAAAGAGACAGATGAGCGAGGGGGATTGAGGCTCAAAGAGAAGAGGGTATATGTGTagggatgaagaaagaaagaagagtaaATGTTTGGTATCAGAGAAATGGGAGGCAATTGAAGGGATGGAGGGGGGAAGATGAACCCATGGTATATGATGGGTTCAGAATATGGGGACAAACAGTGTTGTATCCtactgtatgtatgtgtgtatgtatgtaggtaaTGTAATAGGTATAGGTCGCTTGACTGACAAGACGGAAGTCGAGATCTTGGGGGAATGGGGATACCTATCCAAATATCGTATCCTCTGGCTCGCTGGCTTGCTTTGCAGTGCAGTTCGTGTGGGGTAAAAGTATGGAAAATGATATTCGAATCAATTGAAGGGATCTCAAAGTTAAACTAACCTTTGTAAGTGTATTCCCCTCTAAGCTCccctcttcaatttgatgcAGCGAGTCCGGATCGTAGTGTACGATCTGAAACGATACTATATTATGCTATGCTTGCTTGCTGGCTCCGGAACTGCAGATTTCCACGATAGAAAGATCACGCTACGCAAATTTCTGCACCATTCAAAACGAAAAgattagaataataaaaatatgaGGTGTTAAGgaaaccaaaacaaaaagagaCCCCACGCTTAATAGTTCTGCTATCGTGAAGTCGTAAGATCAGGTAGTAGATGTGTACGACGGGGGAAagggtatggtatggtatgtggtatgtatgtactgaGTGACGGACGGAAGATAGGAAAGGTGGTTTTGGCTAGATGTAATGGGATAGGAAGTGACGGGTAGTTGGCATGAAAGAACGGGAGTTCtttttagaatttagaaTTCAGACGACAAGAGACTTTACCGAGATCTGACAACAAAACGATGCTAAACGGGAAGGACgagtgaggaagaggagtaGGAGGAGTAGGAGGAGCAGGAGGAgaatgggaaagggaaaaagaagTGAGATGTCGTTATTAGAGTGATGTGCAAGCTTGTCTGCAAGTTCGGCGTGTCGGTTGATGGTTGTGGTCGTGCGTGTGGTTTCTATTTTTTTGGGTGGGGAAAATTTTGGGTGAGAATCGTGAGGTGCATGAAGACCTTGAAGAAAGGTATGAAAATGAGAACTAATTTGCCATCTAGCTACCTGATTCCTTCGTATGAAGCCGTATGTATACCTGATACTGATTTAGGTCTACGACATTCCGAGCATAATAAACATAATACCACTTATTCCACACATCACCACTTGCACAATATCGCCGTTTACCCTTTTACTACCTGATCACCTACCATCTACCTGGAAAAAGATTAACTTGTACCACTTCACACAATCGACGCCCCCAGAAACTACCAACGCAGAGTGGCATATGTGGATCATACGCGAGAGGCGACTCAGGCGAGAGGATACCTTCAAACCTTCAAAACCCAAGATAAAGTAGGGCactgatttgatgatttgactACATTTGGTTGATTACATACCAACCCCATACCAGCTCCGGGACAAGAATGTAAGGTAAATCATCCCGATTAGTAGTAGGTTGGATCATATATAGTAAGTGCCCTCCAAATAAGCATATCCGTAGGTCAGTAAGTGTTCCAAGTGTTAACATTTCAGCGGAGTGTGCAAGTTGTCGTGGCTCGAGTGCTTTGATGTGACTTGCATCTCGTGGTTAGAGAACCAAAGACGAAATGCAAGGGTTGTTGGTcatgaatcatgatgatATCCGATTGCCAATGTCATCAACTACTCTTACTCTGTACGAAGATCATAGATAATGCCTCGAAAATGGGTAGAGCAGACGAAGAGCCTTGACATAGCTAGATAAGGTAAGCataaaagtaaatattgataCTGTTGTTTTTGGTTGCTTTGGGACTTCGGAGGTTCTGGACCAAAAAGATTGTGAGGCTATCTTGAATTCGTAGCACAACCAATAGAAGGCGATAACACGATTTGGCTGCATATATGCAGCCCAAGTCTTTTTTGTTCCTTCCCTCACAACTCAGGCTTTTGGCTGCATATCAAAAAGTAGGTGGTTGGTAAAAGGATGGAGGGCTTCTGGAATCACATCTACTCCGTACACTCTACAGAGTACTCACCGCTTGTTCGCAGAACCGCAGAACTGCGTCGATAGAGGGGAAACCGAAGGTGGGGGATAAGAAGAAAGTTGAAGCTTAAATTCTGAGATTGTACAATCGTGTGCTTGCATGTATGTAAGAGGTATATTTGGTTTCCGAGGTACCGGTACGTCAGGAATGGttgatatgaagatatatatcatcaGACGATGTCAAACGAAATCATAAGAACCGTTCAAATACTACCGAGATCTAATTAAAGGGGCTCAAGAATAAAGTACCGGTAGGTATTCTGAACATTCACTCATTCCACGCTTCATCGATAGATATCGGGAAGTCAGAAATATTAACCGGTAAGTTGATACTACGGTGACCGAAATTTTGTTATTTGcatcacaatatcaaaaaaagatctCCAGCTCGCACAGCTGCAAACGTATCTCTGCGATCCAGTAATTGATATCGTTCGTTATGCCTCCACGTTGTTCAACTGTGCAAGGCACGTTGACGCCATTTCTGTACCCATTCCTCCTCTCGAATGCATCTAGGTTGATCCACAGAAATCCTCGAATCTACATCAACGCGGTGCGAAGACAAAGTACCTTATCTGAAGAACTCGCCGCCGAGTCCCCAGCCGAAGAGTTCGACCGACTGAATCCCCCTCCCTCTGATTATTCTCGAACAATATTTGCGGACAAAGCAAAAATAGATGTCTTCGCAGGTGCTGGCGGACATGGAtgtatttcttttctgcGAGAGAAGTACATAGCGGCGGGTCCTGCGAACGGAGGTGACGGGGGCACCGGTggaaacatatatatacaagcTGTGCGGGGAGAAACAAGTCTACATAAACTTGCAAGACGGAGGAATCTAAAGGCTGGCAGGGGAAAAAATGGACAAGGAAAAACGAAAGGTGGAGAGAGGGGCActgatattattattgaagtTCCTGTAGGTACTATTGTACGAGAGCTAGATCGACATGATCCTGCAGCCATTGAGGAGGATAGAATAAAGATGGAGGCAGGCAAGTTGGATGGGCATGATTTAGACGGGCCCTATAAATGGGATCGAGAAAGATGGTTACTATACCCAGCTATTACACCTGAAGAGATCGCTACTGCCGAATTCCCTTCATTaccaaaagcaagaaagtCAAATTTAGCTGCCGCACAAGTGAAAGGTCCCATTTCCTTAGATCTTTCCATGCCTATGGAACGACCATTGCTCTTGGCCGCAGGTGCTGTAGGAGGTTTGGGAAATCCACATTTTGTCACAAAACAAGTACCAAGACCCAAATTCGCAACCAAGGGTGACGCTGGGCTACGAATTACCTTGGAGCTCGAACTTAAACTTCTCGCCGATGTTGGACTCGTTGGGCTTCCTAATGCTGGAAAGAGCACTTTACTACGAGCTATGAGCAACAGCCGAACAAGAGTCGGAGACTGGGAGTTTACCACATTGGAGCCGAATATTGGTACTGTAATTATTGATGACAATAAGGGAAGACCTTTAGCTCAATCACATTACGAAACTGGGGAACCAAGAACGAATTTCACCATTGCAGATATTCCTGGTTTGGTCGAAGATGCCCATTTGGATCGAGGTCTTGGTATAAGTTTCTTACGACATGTTGAACGAGCTCGAGTTCTTGCATTTGTGGTGGATCTTGGGAGAGGCAATGCTGTTGAAGCTTTGAAAGGTTTATGGAGAGAGCTTGCTGAATATGAACGtatgaagattgaagaggaaaaagagaaggCCAATCCAGTCGTGGAGTGGACTCCTTTCACTTCTGTCGAAGATGCAGTGGCAAATCGATCCGAAACAATCGTTGTGAGCAGTGGACCTACCTTTGAGAACCCCCTCGCACCTAATCTCCCGTCGATTTCCAACAAACCTTGGTTCGTTGTTGCTAGCAAAGCAGATTTGCCTGGTACTCAGGACAACTTTCAAGAGTTGAAGTCGTACTTGAGGGAAGTCGCAGCGGGAAACGAAGAACATCCTTCAAGACATAGTAATCcatggaaaggaaaaatagAGGCCATCCCCATCAGCGCAATCAATGGACACGGCGTTGAGAAGATTACCGAATGGACCGTTGGTCTTCTTGATGGATGAAGTATTTACGGATAGAGGCATGTATAATATTATGATGCATATTAATGATCAATTCATGTACAAAGttctattgatttcaattatccattctcatatcaatatcaagttGATCATATACGTCTGTTTCTGTCTGCATGCATCTTTGACGTTTGACATGGTGGGGTATCTCTAACGGCTACTTTCACTTGATATCTGTCACAAGTGGCGTATGGTCTGATCCCAAGCGGGGTTTAAGTTCCATTTATGCTTCCATCTTTACTGTTGTCACTCACATCGGGAATTTTTCACGGTTGGGATGAGACATTGGAGCGGTAGCGATGCTGTGGCCCGTTCCCGTGACACCATCCTCTTCAACTCCAACGAACCTTTCAGTTCCAAATATAAGACGAATCGATTCGTACAAGTGTCGGCGGGAGGAAGGAACATTCTTCCTAAACTCCTGTCTCAGATTTCAAAGTCTAAAGCTCCCGTTAGTGGCGCTCTTACCCTCGAGTTAGACTTAGAATCGATGATCTGAAGCTATCCATACACGAAACGCTGGATGGAACTTTGATATCTCAACAAAATTCTCCGCAATACTAGACGATCTGTAACCGCTATGAGTactaaatcaatcaaatagaGTAAGAACTACTCTTATGGTGAAACAGTGAATACATGGTTGAAGTATCTCAAAGGTGAGTTGTGATGACATTCACCATTGATCGCTACCTTATTGAGATCGGATGAACACATAATGGGCTAAAAGGGCTGCCTGGACAAAGTTGTGTCAAAAGCAAAGTTCTTTTTGTTTACTCCGATGTCGTTATTGTCCTTGTTGAGTGAATATAAAAGTCTCTCTTGGTCCTATCTTCGGACAACATTTTCCTCCCACAAACAACACAACCCTTGCTCGACATACCTCATCACTCTAAACTCTTTCATACAATCAAAGAAACCTTTATacaatctaattatttagaaatcattcaatcacttctcttcttttcttgcaaGTTTGGTTTGTGCCGTCATTTTCCAAGATGTCTGCAACTCTAGCAATCCTTCCTGAACCCTCCTCCCCATTTGACCCCCAAGCTCTTGCACAAAAGTACAATCTTGAGCGAGAGAAGCGTATTCGTGAGGATGGGCTTACTCAATACAAGGAACCTACTGGCAACTTTGCTCGATTCCAAGATGAAACACTCATTGACGAGATTGTCCCACGTGAACCAATGATAGATTCCACTGAGGTACTGATTATTGGTGGTGGTTATGGTGGTTTGTTGGCTGCTGCTCGTCTTGCTCAAAAGGGTGTTACCAATTTTCGCATTCTTGAAAAGGGTGGCGGTTATGGTGGAACTTGGTATTGGAACCAGTATCCAggtttgttttttcttcaactcgAATTTCAATTACCCACCTCCATAACTCATTGATGTTTACTGATTGTCAATTTGCAGGTGCTCAATGTGACATTGAATCTTACATCTACCTTCCCTTGCTCGAAGAGCTTGGTTACGTCCCAACTGAGAAGTATGCTCGCACTACCGAAATCCATAAGCACATTGAGATGCTCGTCACACGTTACAGTCTCAAGGAAAAGACAATTTTTCAAACCGAAGCAAAATCAATGACCTGGGATGAGAATGTTCTTTCTTGGAAGACTGAGACAGATCGTGGCGATCATTTTACCTCCAAGTTTGCTATTACTGCTACGGGTATCCTCCACAAGATCAAGCTTCCAGGTCTTGAAGGCATGGAGCTTTTTGCAGGAAAATCTTTTCATACATCTAGATGGGACTATGGCGTTACTGGTGGTGATGTCAACGGTAATCTTAGCAAGTTGGCTGATAAGCGTGTTGGTGTCATTGGCACTGGTGCAACCGCAGTCCAAATGCTTCCTCATCTCGCTAAGGCCTCAAAGCACGTCTACGTCTTTCAGAGAACACCATCCACAATCAATGTTCGAAACAACAAGCCTACTCCACCAAACTTCtgtcaaaatctcaaatctgGATGGCAACAAGATCGAATGGAGAATTTCAATGATCGAATTTCCAATTGTCGTCAAAAGGAAGATTTTGTTAATGATGGTTGGACTCTCAACCCTGCTACATCTATTTTAGGCAAGGCAGATGCTTGTACCGATCAAGCTAAATTGGgtcagatgatgatgatggcggATTTCCAACTCATGGAGCGTATTCGAGCTCGTGTCGATGAGCTCGTTGAGGATAAGGAGACTGCTGAGAAGCTCAAGCCATGGTATTCATCCATGTGCAAGCGTCCTTGCTTCCACGACGAatacctctctctcttcaaccGCGATAATGTTCAACTCGTCGATACAAATGGAAAGGGCGTTGATCGCGTCTCCCAAGCTGGCGTTATCGTCGATGGTGTCGAATATCCCGTTGATGTTCTCATCTATTCTACCGGCTTCGAAGTCACAACCGCTTATCAACGCCGCTCAGGTATTACTGTCACCGGTCGCGATGGCCTCATTCTCGATGACAAGTGGAAGAAGGGTCCTTCCAGCTTTCATGGATTTCAAACCCACGGATTCCCaaactatttctttttcggtACAACTCAATCTGGTGTTTCTGCAAACTTCATGTATACACTTACCCACCAGTCTATGCATACCGCCTATATCATCTCCGAatgcaagaagaaggatatcAAGGCTGTTGAAGCTAGTAAGGAAGCTGAGGGTCAATGGGTCAATGATATCTTGCGGGGAAGTGCACCTATGTTGCAGTATTTCACTCAATGTACACCAGGTTATTTCAATGGTGAAGGAATGGTTGGCAAGCATCCCGAAGTTAGTGGACAGACTGCTGTTTATGGACAAGGTGCTAGTGCATGGGGAAAGTTGTTGGAGGATTGGCGTGCTGATGGTAAGATGGAGGGACTTGATAAGGTGTATTAAGTGATGAGTTTGCTTCTCTGATCTTAGCTGATAAGTTTCTCTTCTTATGAAAAGTGGCTCAATATGGTGGTTGGCAAATCGGATGAAAAGTTTCTTTAGGTGGTGGAGCTGGTAAGAATGGCTCTTATGACTTCACTTTGGTGTATACATATTTTAGTCCACCAACTGCATTCACACAGTTATGAATCAG contains the following coding sequences:
- the Bcmtg2 gene encoding Bcmtg2, with translation MPPRCSTVQGTLTPFLYPFLLSNASRLIHRNPRIYINAVRRQSTLSEELAAESPAEEFDRLNPPPSDYSRTIFADKAKIDVFAGAGGHGCISFLREKYIAAGPANGGDGGTGGNIYIQAVRGETSLHKLARRRNLKAGRGKNGQGKTKGGERGTDIIIEVPVGTIVRELDRHDPAAIEEDRIKMEAGKLDGHDLDGPYKWDRERWLLYPAITPEEIATAEFPSLPKARKSNLAAAQVKGPISLDLSMPMERPLLLAAGAVGGLGNPHFVTKQVPRPKFATKGDAGLRITLELELKLLADVGLVGLPNAGKSTLLRAMSNSRTRVGDWEFTTLEPNIGTVIIDDNKGRPLAQSHYETGEPRTNFTIADIPGLVEDAHLDRGLGISFLRHVERARVLAFVVDLGRGNAVEALKGLWRELAEYERMKIEEEKEKANPVVEWTPFTSVEDAVANRSETIVVSSGPTFENPLAPNLPSISNKPWFVVASKADLPGTQDNFQELKSYLREVAAGNEEHPSRHSNPWKGKIEAIPISAINGHGVEKITEWTVGLLDG